From a single Gimesia fumaroli genomic region:
- a CDS encoding inositol monophosphatase family protein, with protein MNSTDLIEAAETAARLGAKCLLDWVDEFRVSEKGRSDLVTDADFASQTAIVKHISERFPDHHMLGEEGLTHAEGESDYRWVIDPLDGTSNYVHGFPYYCVSIGLEHEGELVLGVVYDPNRDEMFSAFRGQGALLNGKPINTSRIPSLDQAMVVASLPVSTTGQDVAVDRFLRVLPEAQTLQRTGSAALNLCYVSAGRMEGYWSSNLKPWDMAAGVLICREAGGVVTSIEDASFTIETPSILATNGTNIHSELQTLLAGPLF; from the coding sequence TTGAATTCCACTGATCTGATTGAAGCTGCGGAAACTGCCGCGCGGTTGGGCGCAAAATGCCTCTTGGACTGGGTCGACGAGTTTCGCGTTTCAGAGAAAGGAAGATCGGACCTGGTAACGGATGCCGATTTCGCGTCACAGACCGCAATTGTGAAACACATCAGCGAGCGATTTCCAGATCATCATATGCTTGGTGAAGAAGGTTTGACTCACGCGGAAGGAGAATCAGACTATCGGTGGGTCATCGATCCTTTGGATGGTACTTCGAATTATGTACATGGTTTTCCTTACTACTGCGTATCGATAGGGTTGGAGCACGAGGGAGAGTTGGTTCTGGGAGTGGTATACGATCCGAATCGCGATGAAATGTTTTCCGCCTTTCGTGGGCAAGGAGCACTGTTGAATGGAAAACCAATTAACACTTCCCGTATTCCGTCTCTTGATCAGGCAATGGTCGTTGCCAGTTTACCCGTTAGTACAACAGGCCAGGATGTTGCCGTCGATCGATTCTTACGCGTGTTGCCCGAAGCACAAACATTACAGCGAACCGGCTCAGCGGCACTCAATTTGTGCTACGTCTCGGCAGGGCGGATGGAAGGATACTGGTCCAGTAACTTAAAACCTTGGGACATGGCGGCCGGCGTACTGATTTGCAGAGAAGCGGGTGGGGTGGTGACCTCGATTGAAGATGCCTCATTTACCATTGAAACGCCGAGTATTTTAGCGACAAATGGAACAAATATTCATTCAGAACTGCAAACGTTGTTAGCCGGGCCGCTTTTTTAG